A region from the Muribaculum gordoncarteri genome encodes:
- the rho gene encoding transcription termination factor Rho: protein MYNIADLNAMTESELKGIAESMGMKKVDALSQEDLVYKILDQQAEDIVAASAVEKKKKASKEPKTPKNNEPKKKKKQPAQQPVAELSAPVAQDLTADGAETVQSQPLAEPPRRRRGRPSKEQLAAEAAALQNQPKDQDATDEKVEPVVEPERELPPHVEVVDDNDHRDIMTLVAPLPATEVTVSGEEPSATDEPKAVEEQAQEQELPVDENQPVAPQQGKKRDFRPGKDCSFGSFFRTERKFVPRSQREKEEAAAAAAIAAATAPIVIREPGQEPAPQPNNNQGGKKNKRNRNNNNNNNNQPQPVQEPPMPQYNFDGILMATGVLEVMPDGYGFLRSSDYNYLSSPDDVYVTQAQIKLYGLKTGDVVDGWIRPPKEGEKYFPLSSVQSVNGRSPEFIRDRVPFEHLTPLFPDEKFDLTGGRTCNLSTRVVDMFSPIGKGQRGLIVAPPKTGKTILLKDIANAIAENHPDTYIIILLIDERPEEVTDMSRSVNAEVIASTFDEPADRHVKIASIVLEKAKRMVECGHDVVILLDSITRLARAYNTVSPASGKILSGGVDANALQKPKRFFGAARNIENGGSLTIIATALTETSSKMDEVIFEEFKGTGNMELQLDRKLSNKRIFPAVDIMASSTRRDDLLLRPETLQRMWILRRYLSDRTSIEAMEFMRDQMEKTRDNDELLRSMNA, encoded by the coding sequence ATGTATAATATCGCCGATCTCAACGCAATGACTGAGAGCGAACTCAAGGGCATTGCTGAATCTATGGGTATGAAGAAGGTCGACGCATTGTCCCAGGAAGACCTTGTGTATAAGATCCTTGACCAACAGGCCGAGGACATTGTCGCCGCCTCAGCAGTAGAGAAAAAGAAGAAGGCATCTAAAGAGCCCAAAACTCCTAAAAATAATGAGCCTAAAAAGAAAAAGAAGCAACCGGCACAGCAGCCTGTAGCCGAACTGTCGGCACCTGTAGCGCAGGATTTAACCGCCGATGGCGCTGAAACAGTTCAGTCACAACCGTTGGCGGAACCGCCGCGTCGCCGTCGTGGGCGCCCGTCAAAGGAACAGTTGGCGGCAGAAGCGGCTGCTCTACAGAATCAGCCTAAGGATCAGGATGCTACCGATGAGAAGGTTGAACCGGTTGTAGAGCCTGAGCGCGAATTGCCTCCTCATGTTGAAGTTGTCGATGACAATGATCATCGCGACATTATGACGCTGGTTGCTCCGCTTCCCGCTACCGAAGTTACCGTGTCGGGTGAAGAGCCGTCGGCTACCGACGAGCCTAAGGCTGTTGAAGAACAGGCTCAGGAACAAGAACTGCCTGTTGACGAAAACCAACCTGTAGCTCCTCAACAAGGCAAAAAACGCGATTTCCGTCCCGGAAAGGACTGTTCATTCGGCTCGTTCTTCCGTACCGAGCGTAAATTTGTGCCACGTTCGCAGCGTGAGAAGGAGGAAGCTGCCGCAGCCGCTGCAATAGCCGCAGCAACAGCCCCCATTGTCATTCGTGAGCCCGGACAGGAACCCGCTCCGCAACCCAATAATAATCAGGGCGGCAAGAAGAATAAGCGCAACCGCAATAATAACAACAATAATAACAATCAGCCTCAGCCGGTTCAGGAACCGCCAATGCCGCAATACAACTTTGACGGCATATTGATGGCTACCGGTGTGCTTGAGGTGATGCCCGACGGATACGGATTCCTTCGTTCAAGCGACTACAACTACCTGTCGTCGCCCGATGATGTCTATGTCACTCAGGCTCAGATAAAACTTTACGGATTAAAGACCGGCGATGTCGTTGACGGATGGATTCGTCCGCCTAAGGAGGGCGAGAAATATTTCCCGCTTAGCTCGGTTCAGAGTGTAAACGGTCGCTCCCCCGAGTTTATACGTGACCGTGTTCCATTTGAACATCTCACGCCTCTTTTCCCCGACGAAAAATTTGACTTGACCGGTGGTCGCACCTGCAATCTGTCGACTCGTGTCGTAGATATGTTCTCGCCCATAGGCAAAGGCCAGCGTGGCTTGATTGTGGCTCCTCCCAAGACCGGTAAGACCATATTGCTGAAGGATATAGCCAATGCAATCGCTGAAAATCACCCCGATACATATATCATAATATTGCTTATCGACGAGCGTCCCGAGGAGGTGACCGACATGAGCCGTAGCGTAAATGCCGAGGTCATTGCTTCGACATTCGATGAGCCGGCCGACCGACATGTCAAAATTGCAAGTATCGTTCTTGAGAAGGCAAAGCGCATGGTAGAGTGCGGACACGATGTTGTGATATTGCTCGACTCGATAACTCGTCTGGCACGCGCCTATAACACGGTTTCCCCTGCATCGGGCAAGATTCTGTCGGGAGGTGTTGATGCCAATGCGCTTCAAAAGCCCAAACGCTTCTTCGGTGCTGCCCGTAACATTGAAAACGGAGGTTCGCTTACAATCATCGCTACGGCGTTGACCGAAACAAGCTCCAAGATGGATGAAGTGATATTTGAAGAGTTCAAGGGCACCGGCAACATGGAGCTTCAGCTCGACCGCAAGCTATCGAACAAGCGAATATTCCCGGCTGTCGACATTATGGCGTCGAGCACTCGTCGCGACGACCTGTTGTTGCGTCCCGAAACATTGCAACGAATGTGGATTCTGCGTCGTTACCTCAGCGACCGCACATCCATTGAGGCAATGGAATTCATGCGCGACCAAATGGAGAAGACTCGTGACAACGATGAACTCCTGAGGTCGATGAATGCCTGA